Proteins encoded together in one Riemerella anatipestifer window:
- the mobC gene encoding conjugal transfer protein MobC: MQNEDDLRGLAKIMQFMRAVSVIVVLMHLYWYCYGFFEQQGWTLGIVDKILQNFQKHPGLFNHQLYTKIFSVVLLALSCLGTKGVKDEKITWRQIHTALACGILLFFGNFWILNLHLSFGVRAILYILTTSAGFISLLMAGAWMSRLLKSNLMEDVFNIENESFMQETQLMENEFSVNLPTLFYYNQQWNEGWINVINPFRATIVLGTPGSGKSYAIVNNYIKQQIEKGFSMYIYDFKFDDLSTIAYNHLLKHLDKYEIKPQFYVINFDDPRKSHRCNPINPQFMTDISDAYESAYTIMLNLNRTWIQKQGDFFVESPIILLAAIIWFLKIYENGKYCTFPHAIELLNKPYADIFTILTSYTELENYLSPFMDAWQGGAQDQLQGQIASAKIPLSRMISPQLYWVMTGDDFSLDINNPKEPKILCVGNNPDRQNIYSAALGLYNSRIVKLINKKGQLKSSVIIDELPTIYFRGLDNLIATARSNKVAVCLGFQDFSQLTRDYGDKESKVIQNTVGNIFSGQVVGETAKTLSERFGKVLQKRQSMTINRSDKSTSISTQMDSLIPPSKISNLTQGMFVGSVSDNFDQRIDQKIFHAQIVVDNEKVAKETKAYKKIPNILSFSDEEMKRQVEANYKQIKADIVTLVESEMERIANDPDLQHLVENEQ; the protein is encoded by the coding sequence ATGCAAAACGAAGACGATTTAAGAGGACTGGCAAAGATAATGCAGTTTATGCGTGCCGTTAGTGTGATTGTAGTGCTGATGCACCTCTATTGGTATTGTTATGGCTTTTTTGAACAACAGGGCTGGACATTGGGTATTGTTGATAAAATATTGCAAAACTTTCAAAAACATCCAGGCTTATTTAATCATCAACTGTATACGAAAATATTTTCGGTTGTATTATTAGCATTGAGTTGTTTGGGTACCAAAGGTGTAAAAGATGAAAAAATCACTTGGCGACAAATTCATACCGCTTTGGCGTGTGGTATTTTGCTATTCTTTGGTAATTTTTGGATTTTGAATTTGCACCTGTCTTTTGGCGTTCGAGCCATACTCTATATATTGACTACTTCCGCCGGATTTATATCGCTACTTATGGCTGGAGCTTGGATGAGCCGATTATTGAAAAGTAATCTTATGGAAGATGTTTTCAATATCGAAAACGAATCTTTTATGCAAGAAACACAACTTATGGAAAATGAGTTTTCTGTTAATTTACCTACTTTGTTTTATTACAACCAACAATGGAACGAGGGTTGGATCAATGTAATCAACCCTTTTCGTGCAACTATTGTTTTGGGTACGCCTGGTTCGGGTAAATCGTATGCCATTGTAAACAATTATATCAAGCAACAAATTGAAAAAGGTTTTTCAATGTATATCTACGATTTTAAATTTGATGACCTTTCTACCATTGCCTATAACCATTTGTTAAAACACTTAGATAAATACGAAATTAAGCCTCAATTTTATGTCATAAACTTCGATGACCCACGTAAGAGCCACCGTTGTAACCCAATCAATCCTCAATTTATGACGGATATATCCGATGCGTACGAGAGTGCTTATACAATTATGCTCAACCTAAACCGAACTTGGATACAGAAGCAAGGGGATTTCTTTGTGGAATCGCCCATCATTTTGTTAGCCGCTATCATTTGGTTTTTGAAAATCTATGAGAATGGTAAGTATTGTACTTTCCCACACGCCATTGAATTACTAAATAAGCCCTATGCGGACATCTTTACGATTTTAACTTCCTATACCGAATTAGAAAACTATTTATCGCCCTTTATGGACGCTTGGCAAGGCGGAGCCCAAGACCAATTACAAGGACAGATAGCGAGTGCAAAAATCCCTTTATCAAGAATGATTTCACCACAGTTGTATTGGGTGATGACGGGCGATGACTTTTCTTTGGATATTAACAACCCCAAAGAGCCTAAAATTCTTTGTGTAGGGAATAATCCCGATAGGCAAAATATTTATTCGGCAGCCTTGGGGCTTTATAACTCTCGTATTGTAAAACTCATCAACAAAAAAGGACAGTTAAAGTCGTCTGTGATTATTGATGAGCTCCCAACGATTTATTTTCGTGGACTGGATAATTTGATTGCCACAGCAAGGAGTAACAAAGTGGCGGTGTGTTTAGGTTTTCAAGATTTTTCACAACTAACAAGGGATTATGGCGATAAAGAAAGTAAGGTAATTCAAAATACAGTGGGCAATATTTTCAGTGGGCAGGTTGTGGGTGAAACAGCGAAAACCTTGTCCGAGCGTTTCGGTAAAGTCTTACAAAAACGCCAAAGTATGACCATTAACCGAAGTGATAAATCGACTTCGATTAGTACACAAATGGATAGTTTGATACCACCGAGTAAAATATCGAACCTTACACAAGGAATGTTTGTGGGTTCAGTATCGGATAACTTCGACCAGCGTATCGACCAAAAGATATTCCACGCTCAAATTGTGGTAGATAATGAAAAGGTCGCCAAAGAAACTAAAGCCTACAAAAAAATACCTAACATTTTATCCTTTAGTGATGAAGAAATGAAACGACAAGTAGAGGCGAATTACAAGCAAATCAAAGCCGATATTGTAACCCTTGTAGAAAGTGAAATGGAGAGAATTGCTAATGACCCGGATTTACAACATTTGGTTGAGAATGAGCAATAA
- a CDS encoding outer membrane beta-barrel protein: protein MKRVIYYDIPPTRWANRANIVVNIITQNPEVGYSYGAEVFSAFTTGFVNGFAYADYTKGNNSFGLEYKINVRNYNNRQNENTYTYQLNNKKYHILNHQKDHFGYTNQDIALRYTRTIPDDYTFQIKFTITPFSNFLDGEGKSLFQEGNTKTNHQSIQEGNSKYTNPTLDIYYSKNLGEKDELIFNIIGSHYKTQSTRLKREWNIATNTNVFNDNMNLETTQTGIVGEIAHTHKFEKGQLNSGYLIQNTAISNNLKNLLGNSQYDVNYLEQYLYTEYSSKWKNLNYRLSMGLTNINNKSVVETANYWIPNPKIVLSYSLMKNHTLRLYSQYNTNNPSGAELSPNVIQVAPNLVSSGNPYLKPSNKWSNDLIYSYYNKYFDINMSAFYEYTNNPIISLYTYNSTQNYYNLKSVNSKHYKEYGLNFIGRVKPFGNNLLSIKAIIAPIYQSILLSNNNELKNMRWSNIFTINSAYKNFNLQYQFNIPTYSLKGLFLSTDENKSHLFVGYKKDSWYFSAGMYWIGMPSKYDTKTIEESLVNYTSHTEIFNNKNMFVLGLSYDFSSGKKLQMKKKLNNRPTDAVTF from the coding sequence GTGAAAAGAGTAATATATTACGACATCCCTCCTACACGATGGGCAAATAGAGCAAATATAGTGGTTAATATTATCACACAAAATCCCGAGGTAGGATATTCCTATGGAGCAGAGGTGTTCTCAGCCTTTACCACAGGTTTTGTAAATGGTTTTGCTTATGCAGATTATACCAAAGGGAATAATAGTTTTGGTTTGGAATATAAGATAAATGTAAGAAACTATAATAATCGTCAGAATGAAAACACTTATACCTACCAATTAAATAATAAAAAATATCATATTCTTAATCACCAAAAGGATCACTTTGGCTATACTAATCAAGATATAGCACTTCGTTATACACGAACGATTCCTGATGATTATACTTTTCAAATAAAATTTACAATTACGCCTTTTAGTAATTTTTTAGATGGGGAAGGTAAGAGCCTTTTTCAAGAGGGTAATACTAAAACAAATCATCAATCTATACAAGAAGGAAACTCTAAATATACTAATCCAACCTTAGATATCTATTATTCTAAGAATCTCGGAGAGAAAGATGAGTTAATTTTTAATATTATTGGTTCTCATTATAAAACTCAATCGACTCGCCTCAAGCGTGAATGGAATATTGCAACAAATACAAATGTATTTAATGACAATATGAATTTAGAAACTACACAAACAGGTATTGTGGGGGAGATTGCTCACACACATAAGTTTGAAAAAGGACAACTAAATTCAGGTTACCTTATACAAAACACAGCTATTTCCAATAACTTAAAGAATCTTTTAGGAAATTCACAATATGATGTAAATTATTTAGAACAATATCTTTATACCGAATACTCTTCTAAATGGAAGAATTTGAATTATCGTTTGAGTATGGGATTAACGAATATAAATAATAAAAGTGTCGTTGAAACAGCTAATTATTGGATACCTAATCCTAAAATAGTTTTATCTTACTCTTTAATGAAAAATCATACACTAAGGCTTTATTCTCAATATAATACTAATAACCCTAGTGGAGCAGAATTAAGCCCTAATGTAATTCAAGTTGCACCTAATTTAGTGTCAAGCGGTAATCCCTATTTAAAACCTTCAAATAAATGGTCAAATGATTTAATTTATTCGTATTACAATAAGTATTTTGATATAAATATGTCTGCTTTTTATGAGTACACTAATAACCCAATCATTAGTTTATATACTTATAACTCTACACAAAATTATTATAATTTAAAAAGTGTAAATAGCAAACACTACAAAGAATACGGACTTAATTTTATTGGGAGAGTGAAACCATTTGGAAATAACTTATTATCTATAAAAGCCATTATAGCTCCTATTTATCAGTCTATTTTATTATCTAACAATAATGAATTGAAAAATATGCGTTGGAGTAATATTTTTACTATTAATTCTGCATATAAGAATTTCAATCTCCAATATCAATTTAATATTCCTACGTACTCTTTGAAAGGATTGTTTTTATCTACTGATGAAAATAAAAGTCATTTATTTGTAGGGTATAAAAAAGATAGCTGGTATTTCTCGGCAGGAATGTATTGGATAGGAATGCCATCAAAATACGATACTAAAACAATAGAGGAAAGTTTAGTTAATTATACTTCTCATACAGAAATATTCAATAACAAAAATATGTTCGTCCTCGGGTTGAGTTATGATTTTTCAAGTGGTAAGAAACTACAAATGAAGAAAAAATTGAATAATCGTCCAACAGATGCCGTGACATTTTAA
- a CDS encoding radical SAM/SPASM domain-containing protein produces MKNSQFNTSFFYNEKWVIYNSLKDNFILLEPLLYELYQAATNENKLDDLTNYHETLYDTLVDKGMIVDDSVDELQLVKDLRAKVDFNKETFLLTINPTMNCNFKCWYCYESHIKNSRLNDVNLKKIQSFIDNKVKNKELKYFRLSWFGGEPLLYYDKNVFPIIEYAYNRCIENNVSFSCSFTTNGYLINDKMIQDFKKYGIKGFQITLDGNEEEHNKVRYVSKSRGSYREIINNIFKLCRNNFHVSLRINYTKDKLDTIKDIYNDVLALEKHYRKNMKVDFQRVWQTEDTFESRQKVIELMNLFSTKGFRVSSVISNVDSVRNSCYADKSNQATINYDGNVFKCTARNFDKQNREGVLTEEGQIRWNDKYYNRLNAKFKNPPCLTCRLLPICNGGCSQQALEHTDDYCMYDFDENRKTEVVKNKFLLLLNNFE; encoded by the coding sequence ATGAAAAACAGTCAATTTAATACAAGTTTTTTTTATAATGAAAAGTGGGTTATTTATAATTCATTAAAAGATAATTTCATATTACTGGAGCCTTTATTGTATGAATTGTACCAAGCTGCTACTAATGAAAATAAACTAGACGATTTAACTAACTATCATGAAACCCTTTACGATACATTAGTTGATAAGGGTATGATTGTTGATGATTCAGTTGATGAATTACAGTTGGTAAAAGATTTAAGGGCTAAAGTTGATTTTAATAAAGAAACATTCCTTTTAACGATTAACCCTACAATGAATTGTAATTTTAAATGTTGGTATTGTTATGAGAGTCATATAAAAAATTCTAGGCTAAATGATGTAAACTTAAAAAAAATACAATCTTTTATAGATAATAAAGTCAAGAATAAAGAGTTAAAATATTTTAGGCTTTCATGGTTTGGAGGAGAACCATTGTTATATTATGACAAAAATGTATTTCCTATAATTGAGTATGCTTATAATAGATGTATTGAGAATAATGTTTCTTTTTCATGTTCTTTTACCACAAACGGCTATTTAATTAACGATAAGATGATTCAAGATTTTAAAAAATACGGTATAAAAGGTTTTCAAATAACACTAGATGGAAATGAGGAAGAACATAATAAAGTTAGATATGTTAGCAAAAGTAGAGGTTCTTATAGGGAAATAATTAATAATATATTTAAATTATGCAGAAATAATTTCCATGTATCTTTAAGAATAAATTACACTAAAGACAAATTAGATACAATTAAAGATATCTACAATGATGTATTAGCTCTGGAAAAGCATTATCGTAAAAACATGAAAGTTGATTTTCAAAGAGTTTGGCAAACAGAGGACACATTTGAAAGCAGGCAAAAGGTTATTGAGTTAATGAATCTATTCTCGACAAAAGGGTTTAGAGTAAGTTCTGTTATTAGTAATGTTGATAGCGTTAGAAATTCATGTTATGCAGATAAAAGTAATCAGGCAACAATTAATTATGACGGAAATGTTTTCAAGTGTACTGCCAGGAATTTTGATAAGCAAAATAGAGAAGGTGTTTTAACTGAAGAAGGACAAATTAGATGGAATGATAAATATTACAATAGATTAAATGCTAAATTTAAAAATCCTCCTTGTTTAACGTGTAGGTTATTACCTATTTGTAATGGAGGGTGTAGTCAGCAAGCATTAGAGCATACTGACGATTATTGTATGTATGATTTTGATGAAAATCGAAAAACCGAAGTTGTAAAAAACAAATTTTTATTACTCC